The Polyangium aurulentum genomic interval CGGTGCTCGCGCGGCTCGACGCATCCGTGGACTATGCTGCGGTCGAGCGGTCATTCTTGCCTTGAATGGGCGCTCGGCGCCCTCGCCCTCCTCGCCGCCGGCTGCGCCGTGCACGCCGATCTCCCCTCCGCCCGGCCCGAAGGCCCGCTCGCCGGGCGCGCGCCCCGGGGCTTCGATCCCGTGCTCGCCTGCGGCGCGTGGACGGCCGCCATTGGCGAGGGTGGCGGGCTCGGACCGAGCGGCGTCGACACGGCGCTGAGCCACGCCTCGTTCCCCGAGCTCGATCCGCGCGCGTGCTTCGTGCCGGTCCATTATCACGGCGACCTCCCGCGGCCCGCTCCCACGCCGACCGGCTGCGGTTATCCCGAGCCCGGATCGCTCGCGCAGGTCGAGCGCGAGGCCGCCCGTTACGAGCGCATCGCCGAGGGAAAACCCGCGCCGCTGCCCCTCGATCTGGCCTGCGCGCTGCCCGGGGACGTGCGCCGCGCGGCCGCCTTCCAGAATGCCCGCGCGCTCCGCGCCCTCGCCCGCCGGCTCCGCGGGGGCGAGCGTTTTCCCTATTCCGCGGTCTCGACCTTCGGCTTCGGCGCGGGCAAGCACGGCGAGAGCGCGCTCTTCGGCCATTTGCCGGACGGCGCGTGCCGGACGCTCGCCCACCTCGACCTCGACCTGCTCGGCGTCAACGTGACGCGCGCGCGCCGCGCCGCCCTCGCCCATCACGCGCGCGTGGGCCCGGTGATCACCGTGAGCGGCGGCGCCGTCCACTCGCGCCTGCTCGAGGCCTTCGCCCTGCACG includes:
- a CDS encoding ElyC/SanA/YdcF family protein, with the protein product MLRSSGHSCLEWALGALALLAAGCAVHADLPSARPEGPLAGRAPRGFDPVLACGAWTAAIGEGGGLGPSGVDTALSHASFPELDPRACFVPVHYHGDLPRPAPTPTGCGYPEPGSLAQVEREAARYERIAEGKPAPLPLDLACALPGDVRRAAAFQNARALRALARRLRGGERFPYSAVSTFGFGAGKHGESALFGHLPDGACRTLAHLDLDLLGVNVTRARRAALAHHARVGPVITVSGGAVHSRLLEAFALHALVTCQFGVPSDAVLLDPCADHTHTNIRNTGSLVVRLGGRTAYIVTDDGLQAAYLQEWTLFDLLHGSVDQRALRDFGYLLGSFRQASRGMNAGFWYTPYQFWAEPRPGLGDFTCLR